Genomic segment of Dehalococcoidia bacterium:
GCCTATCCAGTATGCGCTGAGCCACCCGGAGAGGTGGGGCAACGACGAGCTTCCCAAACTCGATTTCACCCGCATTAGCCGCTTCGATTTCGAAAAACCGGACTATGATAAATTCCCCTGCCTGCGTCTGGCCATCGAAGCCGGTAAAAAGGGCGGCACGTATCCCGCCGCTTTGTGCGCCGCCGACGAGGTGGCTGTGGAGATGTTCCTGGAGGGACGCATAAAATTTAACGACGTCGCGATGCTCATTGACGACATACTAGCAAAACACTCGAACATCGCTCGTCCGACTATCGCAGACATCCTAAAGGCCGACGCCGGGGCGCGTGAAGCTATCAAAGAAGCTGTAAGACAGGAGAGATTGCATTGCTAGTCACCACCATCGTCTCTTTTATTCTGGTATTCACGGGCATCATACTGGCGCACGAGTTCGGGCATTTCATCACCGCCAAGCTTTCCGGCGTCAAGGTCGAGGAGTTCGGATTGGGCTATCCCCCGCGCATCTTCGGCATCAAGCGCGGCGAGACTGTCTATTCCGTCAACTGGCTGTTCTTCGGAGGCTTTACCAAGATGGTTGGCGAAGAAGACCCCTCATCCCCACGCAGTCTGGCCTCCAAGAGCCGCGCCACGCGGGCGCTGGTGCTGAGCGCCGGGGCTATCATCAACGCGTTGCTGCCTTTTATACTCTTTTCCGTGGCCTACATGGTGCCCCACAATATGGTTAGCGGGCAGGTAACTGTGCAGGAGGTCGCGACCTCATCTCCCGCCGAAGCAGCGGGAATAACGGCAGGCGATATCATAATATCGGTCAACGGCAAAGCAATCCAGAACAACGCCGACCTCTCACGCTACATTACGATGAACCTGGGGAAAGAAACAACGCTGGTGGTGCAGACGCCCCAGAGCACAGTTGAGACCGTCACCCTGGTGCCGCGCTGGAAACCGCCGGAAGGGCAGGGAGCGGTCGGCATTTCCACGCTGCTCGAAAACCCGGTTGTCTCGAAAAAGGGCGAGCCATTTTT
This window contains:
- a CDS encoding 1-deoxy-D-xylulose-5-phosphate reductoisomerase (catalyzes the NADP-dependent rearrangement and reduction of 1-deoxy-D-xylulose-5-phosphate (DXP) to 2-C-methyl-D-erythritol 4-phosphate); amino-acid sequence: PIQYALSHPERWGNDELPKLDFTRISRFDFEKPDYDKFPCLRLAIEAGKKGGTYPAALCAADEVAVEMFLEGRIKFNDVAMLIDDILAKHSNIARPTIADILKADAGAREAIKEAVRQERLHC
- a CDS encoding RIP metalloprotease, whose protein sequence is MLVTTIVSFILVFTGIILAHEFGHFITAKLSGVKVEEFGLGYPPRIFGIKRGETVYSVNWLFFGGFTKMVGEEDPSSPRSLASKSRATRALVLSAGAIINALLPFILFSVAYMVPHNMVSGQVTVQEVATSSPAEAAGITAGDIIISVNGKAIQNNADLSRYITMNLGKETTLVVQTPQSTVETVTLVPRWKPPEGQGAVGISTLLENPVVSKKGEPFFRSISLGVNETFQTMVLFKNAILSLFVGTSSMQLTGPVGIAQLTGEAAQAGISPLLEFTGFLSLSVAIMNLLPLPALDGGRLAFVFLEWVRRGKRVSPKTEGMVHFIGFVLLIGLALIVTYQDIVRIVSGGSP